The proteins below are encoded in one region of Corynebacterium sphenisci DSM 44792:
- a CDS encoding NAD(P)-dependent malic enzyme produces MDTEKVGAITDEEIFRAHEGGKLITASTLPLDSPRDLSIAYTPGVAQVCEAIHDDPALARKYTWTGGNVAVITDGTAVLGLGDIGPRAGLPVMEGKAQLFGRFAGINAIPLALDTTDPDELVATIARLAPSFGGINLEDISAPRCFEIERRLDEMLDIPVFHDDQHGTAIVILAGLRNACKLTGRELKDLRVVISGAGAAGVATTRMLLDAGVADVVVCDSRGIIHPGREPLNEVKRDIAGMTNPRGLTGDIRVALAGADTFIGVSAGHLGEDDVAAMAEGPILFSLANPSPEIPQEIALRHGSVVATGRSDYPNQINNVLAFPGIFKGALGAGAKHITRNMKLAAARAIAEVAAADLAPDQVIPSALDPRVAPAVTAAVEVAARNDRFSGARRATRAKD; encoded by the coding sequence ATGGACACGGAGAAGGTCGGGGCCATCACGGACGAGGAGATCTTCCGCGCCCACGAGGGCGGGAAGCTGATCACCGCCTCCACGCTGCCCCTGGACTCCCCGCGGGACCTGTCCATCGCCTACACCCCGGGCGTGGCCCAGGTCTGCGAGGCGATCCACGATGACCCGGCGCTGGCCCGCAAGTACACCTGGACCGGGGGCAACGTCGCGGTGATCACCGACGGCACCGCGGTGCTCGGGCTCGGCGACATCGGGCCCCGCGCGGGGCTGCCGGTGATGGAGGGCAAGGCGCAGCTCTTCGGCCGCTTCGCCGGGATCAACGCGATCCCGCTGGCCCTGGACACCACCGATCCCGATGAGCTGGTGGCCACCATCGCCCGCCTGGCGCCCTCCTTCGGCGGGATCAACCTGGAGGACATCTCCGCCCCGCGCTGCTTCGAGATCGAGCGCCGCCTGGACGAGATGCTGGACATCCCGGTGTTCCACGATGACCAGCACGGCACCGCGATCGTGATCCTCGCCGGGCTGCGCAACGCCTGCAAGCTCACCGGCCGGGAGCTCAAGGACCTGCGGGTGGTGATCTCCGGGGCGGGCGCGGCCGGGGTGGCCACCACCCGGATGCTGCTCGACGCCGGGGTCGCCGACGTGGTGGTCTGCGACTCCCGCGGGATCATCCACCCGGGCCGGGAGCCGCTGAACGAGGTCAAGCGGGACATCGCCGGGATGACCAACCCGCGGGGGCTCACCGGGGACATCCGGGTAGCCCTCGCCGGGGCGGACACCTTCATCGGGGTCAGCGCCGGCCACCTCGGCGAGGACGACGTCGCCGCGATGGCCGAGGGCCCGATCCTGTTCTCCCTGGCCAACCCCTCCCCCGAGATCCCGCAGGAGATCGCGCTGCGGCATGGCTCGGTGGTGGCCACCGGGCGCTCGGACTACCCCAACCAGATCAACAACGTGCTCGCCTTCCCGGGCATCTTCAAGGGGGCCCTCGGCGCCGGGGCCAAGCACATCACCCGGAACATGAAGCTCGCCGCGGCGCGGGCGATCGCCGAGGTCGCCGCCGCGGACCTGGCCCCGGACCAGGTGATCCCCTCCGCCCTGGACCCGCGGGTCGCCCCCGCGGTGACCGCCGCGGTGGAGGTCGCCGCCCGCAACGACCGCTTCTCCGGGGCCCGCCGGGCCACCCGCGCGAAGGACTAG
- a CDS encoding ABC transporter substrate-binding protein yields MSNRIRGALAAAVLALSALAAGGCVTNEEGGRPPDWAPVRPAEVPEIAALLPEGIRESGELVIGTNPPFAPAEFKDSAGEIIGFDIDLAQAIADVVGVRLVVQEQDFSLILPSISGGTLDFGASGFTDNEERRATYDFVDYLEAGLQWARQPGSAVTPEDACGMKVAVQRGTVSDTDDVPAADASCARRGLPPVEKLSYPDSGTAATAVVLGRADALSADSPVTAWAVKRAEGKLEFAGDIHDGAMYGWPVPKGSELAPVLAAALQHLIDSGDYRRICEIWGLADGAVDAARINGEEIP; encoded by the coding sequence ATGAGCAATCGCATCCGCGGCGCGCTGGCCGCGGCCGTCCTCGCGCTGTCGGCGCTCGCCGCCGGCGGCTGCGTGACCAACGAGGAGGGCGGCCGGCCCCCGGACTGGGCGCCGGTGCGCCCGGCGGAGGTGCCCGAGATCGCCGCGCTGCTGCCCGAGGGGATCCGCGAGTCCGGGGAGCTGGTGATCGGCACCAACCCGCCCTTCGCGCCCGCCGAGTTCAAGGACTCCGCCGGCGAGATCATCGGCTTCGACATCGACCTGGCCCAGGCCATCGCCGACGTGGTCGGGGTGCGGCTGGTGGTGCAGGAGCAGGACTTCTCCCTCATCCTGCCCTCGATCTCCGGGGGCACCCTGGACTTCGGCGCCTCCGGGTTCACCGACAACGAGGAGCGCCGGGCCACCTACGATTTCGTCGACTACCTGGAGGCCGGGCTGCAGTGGGCCCGCCAGCCCGGGTCCGCGGTGACCCCCGAGGACGCCTGCGGCATGAAGGTGGCGGTGCAGCGCGGCACCGTCTCCGACACCGACGACGTGCCCGCCGCGGACGCCTCCTGCGCCCGCCGGGGCCTGCCCCCGGTGGAGAAGCTGTCCTACCCGGACTCCGGCACCGCCGCCACCGCGGTGGTGCTCGGCCGCGCCGATGCGCTGTCCGCGGATTCCCCGGTGACCGCGTGGGCGGTCAAGCGCGCCGAGGGCAAGCTGGAGTTCGCCGGGGACATCCACGATGGCGCGATGTACGGTTGGCCGGTGCCCAAGGGCTCGGAGCTGGCCCCGGTGCTGGCCGCCGCCCTGCAGCACCTCATCGACAGCGGCGACTACCGGCGGATCTGCGAGATCTGGGGGCTCGCCGACGGTGCCGTGGACGCGGCCCGGATCAATGGAGAGGAGATCCCGTGA
- a CDS encoding amino acid ABC transporter permease has protein sequence MSETIGTRSPRREATEAELKQVIRARPLPHPGRWLAAVLLLAALVAFVVDAANRDAYRWDVYFAYLLDTRIAAAAARTLALTVLAMFFGVVGGALLAVLRMSPNPVLSSVAWLYLWIFRGTPIYVQLVFWGLLSTIYSTVGAGSFTLDLEDFLTNTFWLAVIGLAMNEAAYMAEIVRAGIEAVPEGQTEASKALGMSWSQTIRRVVLPQAMRIIIPPTGNEFISLLKTTSLVIAVSYTMELYGRATDIANELFLPVPLLLVAATWYLAITSVLMVGQHYLEKYFARGASRQLTARQLAALADAEGVPPSNARVVDHGERRFTEEDPR, from the coding sequence GTGAGCGAGACCATCGGCACCAGGAGCCCCCGCCGGGAGGCGACCGAGGCGGAGCTGAAGCAGGTGATCCGGGCCCGGCCGCTGCCGCACCCGGGCCGCTGGCTGGCCGCGGTGCTCCTGCTGGCCGCCCTCGTCGCCTTCGTCGTCGACGCCGCCAACCGGGACGCCTACCGCTGGGACGTCTACTTCGCCTACCTGCTGGACACCCGGATCGCCGCCGCCGCGGCGCGCACCCTGGCGCTGACCGTGCTGGCCATGTTCTTCGGCGTGGTCGGCGGGGCGCTGCTGGCGGTGCTGCGGATGTCGCCGAACCCGGTGCTGTCCTCGGTGGCTTGGCTGTACCTGTGGATCTTCCGGGGCACCCCGATCTACGTGCAGCTGGTGTTCTGGGGGCTGCTGTCCACGATCTACTCCACGGTGGGCGCCGGCTCCTTCACCCTGGACCTGGAGGACTTCCTCACCAACACCTTCTGGCTGGCCGTGATCGGGCTGGCCATGAACGAGGCGGCGTACATGGCCGAGATCGTCCGGGCCGGGATCGAGGCGGTGCCGGAGGGCCAGACCGAGGCCTCCAAGGCGCTGGGCATGAGCTGGTCGCAGACCATCCGCCGGGTGGTGCTGCCGCAGGCGATGCGGATCATCATCCCGCCGACCGGCAACGAGTTCATCTCCCTGCTGAAGACCACCTCCCTGGTGATCGCGGTGTCCTACACCATGGAGCTCTACGGCCGGGCCACGGACATCGCCAACGAGCTCTTCCTGCCGGTGCCGCTGCTGCTGGTGGCGGCCACCTGGTACCTGGCCATCACCTCGGTGCTCATGGTGGGCCAGCACTACCTGGAGAAGTACTTCGCCCGCGGCGCCTCCCGGCAGCTGACGGCGCGGCAGCTGGCCGCGCTCGCCGATGCCGAGGGGGTGCCGCCGTCCAACGCCCGCGTCGTCGACCACGGCGAGCGGCGCTTCACCGAGGAGGATCCGCGATGA
- a CDS encoding amino acid ABC transporter ATP-binding protein has translation MVEAKKVRKSFGRLEVLRGIDLTVPTGSVTCLVGPSGSGKSTLLRCVNHLEKITAGRLYVDGELIGYRERDGVLHEISERDAARQRADIGMVFQSFNLFPHRTVLGNVIEAPVHVKGMDPGDASELGMELLHQVGLAHKADAYPAQISGGQQQRVAIARALAMHPKLMLFDEPTSALDPELVGEVLTVMRGLADDGMTMIVVTHELSFAREVADQVVFMAEGAVVESGPPEQVLVEPENERTRAFISTLF, from the coding sequence ATGGTGGAGGCGAAGAAGGTGCGCAAGAGCTTCGGCCGGCTGGAGGTGCTGCGCGGCATCGACCTGACCGTGCCCACCGGCAGCGTGACCTGCCTGGTGGGCCCCTCCGGCTCCGGCAAGTCGACGCTGCTGCGCTGCGTCAACCACCTGGAGAAGATCACCGCCGGCCGGCTCTACGTCGACGGGGAGCTGATCGGCTACCGGGAGCGCGACGGGGTGCTGCACGAGATCTCCGAGCGCGACGCCGCGCGGCAGCGCGCGGACATCGGCATGGTCTTCCAGAGCTTCAACCTGTTCCCGCACCGCACCGTGCTGGGCAACGTGATCGAGGCCCCGGTGCACGTCAAGGGCATGGATCCCGGCGACGCCTCGGAGCTGGGCATGGAGCTGCTGCACCAGGTGGGCCTCGCGCACAAGGCCGACGCCTACCCGGCGCAGATCTCCGGCGGCCAACAGCAGCGGGTGGCCATCGCCCGGGCGCTGGCGATGCACCCGAAGCTGATGCTCTTCGACGAGCCGACCTCGGCGCTGGACCCGGAGCTGGTCGGCGAGGTGCTCACCGTGATGCGGGGCCTGGCCGATGACGGCATGACCATGATCGTGGTCACCCACGAGCTGTCCTTCGCCCGGGAGGTCGCCGACCAGGTGGTGTTCATGGCCGAGGGCGCGGTGGTGGAGTCCGGGCCCCCGGAGCAGGTGCTGGTGGAGCCGGAGAACGAGCGCACCCGGGCGTTCATCTCCACCCTGTTCTAG
- the gdhA gene encoding NADP-specific glutamate dehydrogenase codes for MNVEEKVSDFYQQVLRRNAGEPEFHQAVSEVLDSLKVVLEKDPHYADQGLIQRLCEPERQLIFRVPWVDDQGVVQVNRGFRVQFNSVLGPYKGGLRFHPSVNLGIIKFLGFEQIFKNSLTGLPIGGGKGGSDFDPKGKSELEIMRFCQSFMTELHRHIGEYRDVPAGDIGVGGREIGYMFGQYRRLANQHESGVLTGKGLTWGGSLVRTEATGYGVVYFASKMLEAHGESFDGAKVIVSGSGNVAIYAIEKAQQLGATVVGFSDSSGYVSTPNGVDVELLKDVKEVRRARVAEYVAAAEGAEFHEGGNIWELAADVALPCATQNELNGEDAKVLAANGVRYVAEGANMPSTPEAVEVFREKGVNFAPGKAANAGGVATSALEMQQNATRDSWSFEYTDERLQKIMENIFTTCASTAATYDHEGDYVIGANIAGFKKVANAMLAQGIV; via the coding sequence TTGAACGTCGAAGAGAAGGTGTCGGACTTCTATCAGCAGGTACTGCGACGCAACGCCGGGGAGCCGGAGTTCCACCAGGCCGTCTCCGAGGTCCTGGATTCCCTCAAGGTGGTCCTGGAGAAGGACCCGCACTACGCCGACCAGGGCCTCATCCAGCGGCTCTGCGAGCCCGAGCGGCAGCTGATCTTCCGCGTGCCCTGGGTCGACGACCAGGGCGTGGTCCAGGTCAACCGGGGCTTCCGGGTGCAGTTCAACTCGGTGCTCGGCCCCTACAAGGGCGGCCTGCGCTTCCACCCCTCGGTGAACCTGGGCATCATCAAGTTCCTCGGCTTCGAGCAGATCTTCAAGAACTCCCTCACCGGCCTGCCCATCGGCGGCGGCAAGGGCGGCTCCGACTTCGATCCCAAGGGCAAGTCCGAGCTGGAGATCATGCGCTTCTGCCAGTCCTTCATGACCGAGCTGCACCGCCACATCGGCGAGTACCGCGACGTTCCCGCCGGCGACATCGGCGTCGGCGGCCGCGAGATCGGCTACATGTTCGGCCAGTACCGGCGGCTGGCCAACCAGCACGAGTCCGGGGTCCTCACCGGCAAGGGCCTCACCTGGGGCGGTTCCCTGGTGCGCACCGAGGCCACCGGCTACGGCGTGGTCTACTTCGCCAGCAAGATGCTCGAGGCCCACGGCGAGTCCTTCGACGGCGCCAAGGTGATCGTCTCCGGCTCCGGCAACGTCGCCATCTACGCCATCGAGAAGGCCCAGCAGCTCGGCGCCACCGTGGTCGGCTTCTCCGACTCCTCCGGCTACGTGTCCACCCCCAACGGCGTGGACGTGGAGCTGCTCAAGGACGTCAAGGAGGTCCGCCGGGCGCGGGTCGCCGAGTACGTCGCCGCCGCCGAGGGCGCCGAGTTCCACGAGGGCGGCAACATCTGGGAGCTCGCCGCGGACGTGGCGCTGCCCTGCGCCACCCAGAACGAGCTCAACGGCGAGGACGCCAAGGTGCTCGCCGCCAACGGCGTGCGCTACGTCGCGGAGGGCGCGAACATGCCCTCCACCCCGGAGGCCGTGGAGGTCTTCCGGGAGAAGGGCGTCAACTTCGCCCCGGGCAAGGCCGCCAACGCCGGCGGCGTGGCCACCTCCGCCCTGGAGATGCAGCAGAACGCCACCCGCGACTCATGGTCCTTCGAGTACACCGACGAGCGGCTGCAGAAGATCATGGAGAACATCTTCACCACCTGCGCCTCCACCGCCGCCACCTACGATCACGAGGGCGACTACGTGATCGGCGCGAACATCGCCGGCTTCAAGAAGGTCGCCAACGCGATGCTCGCCCAGGGGATCGTCTAG
- a CDS encoding ABC transporter permease, whose protein sequence is MTSTLVAIGPPLALALALLVIIAAGAMRDVGRRPPWPVPVAALRATVQLAVLAGLLTLIVDRLWAVALFLCVMSWVAARTSDGRVGRTRRGDPRDRRGGEGDDAGDGDGGPGPAGMAHRARRVAWMLLPVAAFPVGLTLALLAAGVVPLRGIAIIPVAGIFIGNGMTQTSLVGRRCHDELHQRHGEVEAALALGFEMRRARLMVLREAALAQMMPAVDSIRTIGLVSIPGAFVGMILGGAGLIEAAVMQLFVALGILATAMMAGTLTMHLVAAGRC, encoded by the coding sequence ATGACCTCGACGCTCGTGGCCATCGGCCCGCCGCTGGCGCTCGCGCTGGCGCTGCTGGTCATCATCGCCGCCGGCGCGATGCGCGACGTGGGCCGGCGACCGCCCTGGCCGGTGCCGGTCGCCGCGCTGCGCGCCACGGTGCAGCTGGCGGTGCTCGCCGGGCTGCTCACCCTGATCGTGGATCGGCTGTGGGCGGTGGCGCTGTTCCTGTGCGTGATGTCCTGGGTGGCCGCGCGCACCTCCGATGGCAGGGTCGGCCGCACCCGCCGCGGCGACCCCCGGGACCGGCGCGGCGGCGAGGGCGACGACGCCGGCGACGGCGACGGCGGTCCGGGCCCGGCCGGGATGGCGCACCGCGCCCGCCGCGTCGCCTGGATGCTGCTGCCGGTGGCCGCCTTCCCGGTGGGGCTCACCCTGGCCCTCCTCGCCGCCGGGGTGGTGCCCCTGCGGGGCATCGCGATCATCCCGGTGGCGGGCATCTTCATCGGCAACGGGATGACCCAGACCTCCCTGGTGGGCCGGCGCTGCCATGATGAGCTGCACCAGCGGCACGGGGAGGTCGAGGCGGCCCTCGCCCTGGGCTTCGAGATGCGCCGGGCCCGGCTGATGGTGCTCCGCGAGGCCGCCCTGGCGCAGATGATGCCCGCGGTGGACTCCATCCGCACCATCGGCCTGGTGTCCATCCCGGGCGCCTTCGTGGGCATGATCCTCGGCGGCGCCGGGCTCATCGAGGCCGCGGTGATGCAGCTCTTCGTGGCCCTGGGCATCCTGGCCACCGCGATGATGGCCGGGACGCTGACCATGCACCTGGTCGCCGCCGGGCGCTGCTGA
- a CDS encoding glycerate kinase: MRALVCPDSFKSTASAAAAAAAIARGLRAAGWATVELPLADGGEGTAELLAAAAAGPDAPAIRRRARVADPLGRPVRATWWRVGGAAYVDIAAASGLPLVADAVDDPAAMAGAGTAGTGQLLAAALAEGVREVTLALGGSATVDAGAGLAAALRAAGGPGPEVTWTILADVTNPPCGPRGAAAVFGPQKGLDAAGAAAAERRIRAACAAAGVDPGEPGYGAAGAAPVGLAALLAEAGARWRLRPGAAAVAEAVGLDAALAQADLVVTGEGALDAQSPQGKVIGEVAARAAAARVPLAILAGRVDAAVAAELGAVAWRALPGPATAAATPPALARAAESLGRELRAARG, encoded by the coding sequence ATGCGCGCCCTGGTCTGCCCGGACAGCTTCAAGTCCACCGCCTCCGCCGCCGCGGCCGCCGCCGCCATCGCCCGCGGCCTGCGCGCCGCCGGCTGGGCGACGGTCGAGCTGCCCCTGGCCGACGGCGGGGAGGGCACCGCGGAGCTGCTCGCCGCCGCCGCGGCCGGCCCCGACGCCCCGGCCATCCGCCGGCGGGCCCGGGTCGCCGATCCCCTGGGCCGACCGGTGCGGGCCACCTGGTGGCGGGTGGGCGGGGCCGCCTACGTCGACATCGCCGCGGCCTCCGGGCTGCCCCTGGTCGCCGACGCCGTCGACGACCCGGCCGCGATGGCCGGCGCCGGCACCGCCGGCACCGGGCAGCTGCTCGCCGCCGCCCTGGCCGAGGGGGTGCGCGAGGTCACCCTCGCCCTCGGCGGCTCGGCCACCGTGGACGCCGGGGCCGGGCTGGCCGCCGCGCTGCGCGCCGCCGGCGGACCCGGCCCGGAGGTCACCTGGACGATCCTGGCCGACGTGACCAACCCGCCCTGCGGGCCCCGTGGTGCGGCGGCGGTGTTCGGCCCGCAGAAGGGCCTGGACGCCGCCGGGGCGGCCGCCGCCGAGCGGCGCATCCGCGCCGCCTGCGCCGCCGCCGGGGTGGATCCGGGCGAACCCGGCTACGGCGCCGCCGGGGCCGCCCCGGTGGGCCTGGCCGCGCTGCTCGCCGAGGCCGGGGCGCGGTGGCGGCTGCGCCCCGGGGCGGCCGCCGTCGCCGAGGCGGTGGGCCTGGACGCCGCGCTGGCGCAGGCGGACCTGGTGGTCACCGGCGAAGGCGCCCTGGACGCGCAGTCCCCGCAGGGCAAGGTGATCGGCGAGGTCGCCGCCCGGGCCGCCGCCGCCCGGGTGCCCCTGGCGATCCTCGCCGGCCGCGTCGACGCGGCCGTGGCCGCCGAACTCGGCGCGGTGGCCTGGCGGGCGCTGCCCGGCCCGGCCACCGCCGCGGCCACCCCGCCGGCGCTGGCCCGGGCGGCCGAATCCCTCGGCCGGGAGCTGCGCGCGGCCCGGGGTTGA
- a CDS encoding DUF4921 family protein, translating to MKVFPQPLSTLADGTVKQINPFSGTEVWTVPGRGNRPLGISRPSPAPLTGEDFTRRDSFGEGNKLATPPEKARVVRAEAAPDPDPELDPADRGADGVHVRDLGHGFRELTGVLPGQIDDTVAEFRRVPNLFEIVTYDYWAANYGFVPDEPTRRRMARYLADDAGRAHVAEIVRTRLRAAGAPAEEVAAMAEGELMLKAPGYFAGGHDVIIARRHFVDGATHDDQLASSGTLSVAEHRAFIQFTVDSMADLYRRNRYVRYVAAFQNWLKPAGASFDHLHKQLVAIDEHGEQLADEIALLRSHPNMYNEYAVDHAARRNLVIAENDHAVAFAGFGHRYPTLEIYSTSATCEPWLQSEAEVAAMSDLIHACHAATGADVPCNEEWHHRPVDLDERMPWRVMLKWRVSNLAGFEGGTKIYLNTISPWNLRDRVVPELYRLRDAGAIDRGIRIATECACRPNSLRYNPLVDDAPRL from the coding sequence ATGAAGGTCTTCCCGCAGCCGCTGAGCACCCTCGCCGACGGCACCGTCAAGCAGATCAACCCCTTCTCCGGCACCGAGGTGTGGACCGTGCCCGGCCGCGGGAACCGGCCCCTGGGGATCAGCAGGCCCAGCCCGGCGCCGCTCACCGGGGAGGATTTCACCCGCCGCGACTCCTTCGGCGAGGGCAACAAGCTCGCCACCCCGCCGGAGAAGGCCCGGGTGGTGCGCGCCGAGGCCGCCCCCGACCCGGACCCGGAGCTGGACCCGGCCGACCGCGGCGCCGATGGCGTGCACGTGCGCGATCTGGGCCACGGCTTCCGGGAGCTCACCGGGGTGCTGCCCGGCCAGATCGACGACACGGTGGCGGAGTTCCGGCGGGTGCCGAACCTCTTCGAGATCGTCACCTACGACTACTGGGCCGCCAACTACGGTTTCGTCCCCGATGAGCCCACCCGGCGCCGGATGGCCCGCTACCTCGCCGATGACGCCGGCCGGGCCCATGTCGCCGAGATCGTGCGCACCCGGCTGCGCGCCGCCGGCGCCCCGGCCGAGGAGGTCGCCGCGATGGCCGAGGGGGAGCTGATGCTCAAGGCCCCCGGCTACTTCGCCGGCGGCCATGACGTGATCATCGCCCGCCGGCATTTCGTCGACGGCGCCACCCACGATGACCAGCTCGCCTCCTCCGGCACCCTCTCCGTCGCCGAGCACCGGGCCTTCATCCAGTTCACCGTGGACTCCATGGCGGACCTGTACCGGCGCAACCGCTACGTGCGCTACGTCGCCGCCTTCCAGAACTGGCTGAAACCCGCCGGGGCGAGCTTCGACCACCTGCACAAGCAGCTCGTCGCCATCGACGAGCACGGCGAGCAGCTCGCCGACGAGATCGCGCTGCTGCGGAGCCACCCGAACATGTACAACGAGTACGCCGTGGACCACGCCGCCCGGCGCAACCTGGTCATCGCGGAGAACGACCATGCGGTGGCCTTCGCCGGGTTCGGGCACCGCTACCCCACCCTGGAGATCTACTCCACCTCCGCCACCTGCGAGCCCTGGCTGCAGTCGGAGGCGGAGGTCGCCGCCATGTCGGATCTGATCCACGCCTGCCACGCCGCCACCGGGGCGGACGTGCCCTGCAACGAGGAATGGCACCACCGGCCGGTGGACCTCGACGAGCGGATGCCCTGGCGGGTGATGCTGAAATGGCGGGTGTCCAACCTCGCCGGGTTCGAGGGCGGCACCAAGATCTACCTCAACACCATCTCCCCCTGGAATCTGCGCGACCGGGTGGTCCCGGAGCTGTACCGGCTGCGCGACGCCGGGGCCATCGACCGGGGCATCCGGATCGCCACCGAATGCGCCTGCCGGCCGAACAGCCTGCGCTACAACCCGCTGGTCGACGACGCGCCCCGGCTCTAG
- a CDS encoding urease subunit gamma has translation MELTPREEDKLLLFTAARVAERRRGRGLRLNHPEAVALISDAVVEAARDGLSVAEAAEAGTRVLAEADVLDGVREMIPLIQVEATFPDGTKLVSVHDPVGGPADPGR, from the coding sequence ATGGAGCTGACCCCGCGCGAGGAGGACAAGCTGCTGCTGTTCACGGCGGCCCGGGTCGCCGAACGGCGCCGGGGCCGGGGGCTGCGGCTGAACCACCCGGAGGCGGTGGCGCTGATCTCCGATGCGGTGGTGGAGGCCGCCCGGGACGGGCTGAGCGTGGCGGAGGCCGCCGAAGCCGGCACCCGGGTGCTCGCCGAGGCGGACGTGCTCGACGGGGTGCGCGAGATGATCCCGCTGATCCAGGTGGAGGCGACCTTCCCGGACGGCACGAAGCTGGTCAGCGTGCACGACCCCGTCGGCGGGCCCGCCGACCCGGGCCGGTGA
- a CDS encoding urease subunit beta — protein sequence MSAAADYRVAEGGDIALYPGRRTTEVTVANTGDRAIQVGSHYHFFEANRALSFDRDAAWGMHLALPAGLAARFEPGVARTVELVDFGGDRVLHGFAGLVEGPLDDPGVRLAAREKAIAAGFAGFDGDRAADREDAR from the coding sequence ATGAGCGCAGCCGCGGACTACCGGGTCGCCGAGGGCGGGGACATCGCCCTCTACCCGGGCCGGCGGACCACGGAGGTCACCGTCGCCAACACCGGCGACCGGGCCATCCAGGTCGGCAGCCACTACCACTTCTTCGAGGCGAACCGGGCGCTGTCCTTCGACCGCGACGCCGCCTGGGGGATGCACCTGGCGCTGCCCGCGGGCCTGGCCGCCCGCTTCGAACCCGGCGTGGCGCGCACCGTGGAACTCGTCGACTTCGGCGGGGACCGGGTACTGCACGGGTTCGCGGGCCTCGTCGAGGGGCCCCTGGACGACCCGGGGGTGCGCCTGGCCGCCCGGGAGAAGGCGATCGCCGCCGGCTTCGCCGGATTCGACGGCGATCGCGCCGCGGACCGGGAGGACGCCCGATGA